ATTGATTTCTAAATCAATATCAAAGAGATTTTTAATTTGCATAAGAAGATCGACCCTGAATATGGTTGCACCAGTTACATACCTTTCAGAACTCCCCCTTCAGAGTTCAACCTGAATCCGTTCTCTTCAATAAACTCATTGAGACTTTTGATGTTTTTCAACTGGGATTTCAGCCTATGAATGGAAATAGTGACATGATTTACTGCATAGCCATTAACAAGGGTCCAGGCAGCATATTCACTTTCCCTAGCATCACAAATTGAAGCATCAGCCTCAACTCAAGTCAATCAGTTTTAGACACTACAATTGAATATCACTAACCACTGAATATagtactgaaaaaaaaaaaagtcattttacaCAACATCTGTATCCTACTAAATTGCAtcatatttgaaattgaatagAATTTACAAAACACGAACAGAAACAAACAGAGAATGATACCTTGCCAATTGTTCAAATTCAGAATATAAGGGCTTTCCCCATGTCAAAGATCCCAGTGCACTAGCAAGAGCAGCGTGTTTATTTCCACTACCAGATGCTTCagtgtattttttaattatttcctgAATGTAAAAAGCAACGGTTTTAAGGATAAACAAGTTCAACATCGAAGGAATCAACGGGTGAGAATGTAAAACTAATGGAAAGCATAGATATATATACCAAAATATGCTGCAACTTGGCTGTGACTAGTTAGGGAATAagtaaataacaaaatcaacataaatagTAAATTCTCTATTTCTTTTAACTATGTACTAAAGATTGGCAATCCTTAGtacataattaaaagaaatagaaagaaattaataaagcTTACATTGTATGCATACTTGGAAAAATGAACTTATATGGTGTAGCTCAATTTCAAGAGAGTTTCATAATTGGAAAAATGAACTTATAATTCGTTTCAACATGAACTATTTCATCATTTTGTACTGGTGGAAGTCAAGACAGGATATATGGCCTGTTAAGACCACTGACAGTAAAATAGCCAGTCAATTTGGGATATATGAATTAGCCCTACCACTTGGGATGGTTGACAGTGATACCATAAAGAAGACTACAGAAAGTTCCTTTGCCTTGTTCTCTGAAATTCACTTGGGAACCTTAAAACCAGTCATCAATACATCGTCCATCAAAATACAACATGCAACAATATGAGTTCTATGATATTGAAAGAGACATCGATTTGGAGTTTAATGGAGAACAGAATCCAAAGATCTAACCGTAACACATATAAAAGAATTTGAGCAGAAACAAAGCCAAAGCAAGATTAAAACATTAAATCATCACTTTGAGCTCAAAACTAAAGGTAAAACAGCAACCCAGCAAGAATAGACCCAGAGACAAACCTGAGTCTGAGGACTCATCTGATCTACAAGAAGCTCTGATATGAATACCCTAGGCAAAGGCCCACTAACACCACTGCCGCCATCAGGATGCGGAACACTAGGAGGTGAAAACCACAATGCTTTCAGTTTTTTAGCAGGAAATCTCAGCTCCTCTCGTTGTGTATACCCATAATCCAGGAAAAAACTTGCAATGGAATCAATCCCATAACCATTCACCTATATTACtccaaaggaaaaataaatgtaCATGATGATTCATACGCATAACTAATCCCTCTTAATAACTATGACAGATTGCCAATTTTCactcaaaaaaacaaaacaaaatctatCCAAAGCATGTATATATGTGTGCCAGAATCAACTAGCAAGCAATTAAAGCTCAAAGTCATGAAATGCCAAAATCAAGCAGGGAAAATATACCCCGAATGTCCTGAAAGCCATATGGTCGTAGCAAATTTGATTGTCATCAGCCGATTGAACACGGTCCAAGACAGCTTTTGCAGTTGGGTTCCTCTCTAAATAAACCCGTTCCATATTTCCAAGCACACTTCTGAAAAACGATTCACCGCCCTACATTAAGAcaaaaaaacaaactaaaagtAAGTAAATTATTGATCTTGATCTCGACAACATTGGCATAATCACAATCAATCACCTGAAAAGCGAGAGACATATTAGGATCGAGTGATTTGGAGGCAGAGACGATAGTGAGATTTCGCGTTTGAGTGGAGAGTGAAGTGGGAGTAGACGACAATGATCGCCTGATGGGAATGAAACTCCgagttgatgaagaagaagacgatgaagatgaagaagacgGAAAGTGAAGAGATGGATGGCGTGAAGTGGTCTTGATGCTGGATGAGTAGAATGAAATCATTGCTGATAGCTTGGCGGTTGTGGTGTTCATGTATTGTCCGGTACGGCTCAAAAGCTGAGCGACTGTAACTGATATGCAACCTCTGTCCGAAACTGGAGATGACAGATGCGTATCGTACACTACCGGCTTCTTTGTTTGTCTTCTTCAGCCTGCAACGAGGCCCATTGTAAAAAGGCTTAAAAATTTGCATCCAAAGAGTACAAGTTACATCAGCTCCATCAGTCTTGAAAGGGAACATAATTCTTTAGCATTACTTTGGTCCATGAGAATAGTGATTTATTGGGACTACGTGGGTTATTGGGCTAAAACGCCACTGAACTATTTTATAGGACTCAGGTCAAGTATTTTTTAGTAAAGGTTAATGAGTTGGAGTATCCTAATGAAAAAGCAAGAATAAAAAATGGAATTGGTTGTGTTCGTATGGGTTAATCGATGGTTTTGATTTCGGATACCCAATGTTGTTCACCTATACAAAGATAGCAAAACTTATACGAACTTAAAAGTCTAAAACCCTTAAAATTGTATATCTTGAATCCTTCACCGATGAAGCTCCACATGAAAATATGAAGAGTTTATAGAGCCTACTCATACTCGAGAATTTAGGGATAATTATACGGTTAAACTATTTCTTACTCAAACTtataaaaatgacataaaaaagaTGATCAGAAAAGTGAAACTTcacaattttaatcattttgatgATTTCTCTAACGTATCAAATTCATCTCTTAGAGTCTGAAAATTTCATTCAATCTTTATATATACGTTTGTAGGATAACAATCACGTCCTATAAAATTagaaacatataattatttattacttataCGAATGAAATTCGATTAAATATCTATATTCATTATTGTATCAAAACTTAATACATCTAATTACGGAGTTATATGTAACCCTACTTTATACCTTATATATAGAgaattttacaaaaacaaaaggatGATCGTTAAGACATATTCtactaattttatattagatacacaataacaaaacaaaataatgaacaTATACTCTCGAACAATAAGTTAAACcaatataaaaatgtttttgctTACATTATTTTCTCATACTAAATTACACATAACAATTCAATGCAATTATCATTGGTTCAATTTTTTGTATCAACATCTGCTTATTGTGGGTTCCAGCAAAGGGCTTTTAGGTCATTTACATACCAATACGAATCAACAATTATTGTCATCAAATTTATGTTCACATGTTGACATTCTCTTACGCCAGCCTTAACCAAAGAACCCCTTCTTAGAAATAATAGTGAAAGTGAAAGGGATAGCTTGTTGAGAACGAACTCCTGCGGCACATGGAATGGGGTCGTGGATAACAATTTGAACACAAAAATCAGCTGTCAAGCTGACAAGTCAATCTGGATAATATcctacaataaaaataatgttttatttaaaatattaattattttataatatattattatataattaaatattattttattttaattatttaatcatatagtaatatatcattatttatatataaaattataagaattaatATGTCAATAGGCTCTGAAAAGCCTTTATAAGTAATTTCAGTTTCACTGATgctattttgatttttgaataaaaagttaaatagcCAAATTTTATGAACCTCTCTATTTATAGTGTGAGGGCAATTATttcttaaacaaattatattaaaaaagtaagattattaacaaaaaaaaaagtttatatcttatttaatggaaaaaaaaagataaattctcACATTCTTTCGAGTGTTtagtttcaaatatttaaatattattttgataattcatattttattattaatattatctttatttaatttatcatatattaaaagatttcaataataaattattaatagtaatgtgatatgtaatataaaatatactctAATTAtgacttttattttatgtattaaaaaattgttaaatttatttattataaatttatctttattaattttttaagataaacaTACCCTTGTtttcaagtaatataaaaaaatattttaaaatcattatatctaaaaatatttaaataaaataatattttagtattattttattacatctaattaaatataataattattttatcctcAATAATCTTCTAATCAAGCTCCTTTTTTCCCccataaaaagttaaaaacttttcCTCCCCATAGTGCTTGGAGGGAGTATTTCATCTTCTATTCCACCAAATCTATTGATTTCTAGGTCAAATGGGGTTACACCTTTCCAAGGAGACACAATGAAACTCTTGGCCTCCATAGTTACTCCACCTCTATGCCCATAAGTGTTTTTGTCAAAATTCAGGGTTGTTGATCTATTACATGGGGTGTCATATGTGTTTTATgctttttgattttgtttttggtacCAAATACAAAGGTTTCTAaggttgaatttaaatcaaatttgttcaaatttaggCTTGAGCTCAACTTGAATAAGCTTAATTCAGGTGAGTTTGAGCTCGACTCTGAAAGTTCAATATTATAATCATATGGTTAATGAGTGGGACGGAGCATTAGATTAAGATCAGAATTAAGTGAACAAGGGACACTTAATGTTTGATGGCTGAGTTTATCAATGGgcgaatttataaataattctgAAAGGATGTTACAATTCCATccctatattattaaaaatctctaaTGAAAATACACATGGGATGATGATTAAAgccaaaataatttactaaataataaaatattaaatgatacAATAGGATTGAACgaaagacaaatttttttgaGCTTTGCATATGTTGCTAAGTCTCAAAACTACGATCATATATCCTTTTAcacgttttttttttgttattgaagTTATCCTTAAAAAGGTTGAGAGTTTTTCAATAGTTAGATCATGTATCCCAAGATTGagagttaaagggtgaaaataaatttatcctTGCTTTAGCATGGATAGCTTGCATGAGGCTACCTTAGCAACAATAGGAGGAGGGCTTTTGAGCTGCAATCTCTTCTCCCTTGGCACTCCCTCATTCTTCCCCTTATTCATACTAAGAGTAAATAAGAGTGTTTTTAATAGTTTAGACTATTTATCCCATCTTCAACTATGATCGTACTATTGTTAGACTTATTAATCCTGTAAATTGCGATTATTAGTTTAGAACGTTAACCTAATTGAGTAGAAGGTATCGTCTTACAttggtgtttttgtttttgtttaggAGTAGGGGGTGTGTTCTTTACTATAAGCAAATAGGTTCAAGGCACATGGTGTATTGATGAAGATTAAAAGTCCTCTAAATGTTTTTTCATGGTTGTTCCCAACAGTGAAAGCGAATACAATTTTCAATTGATATAAATGTTCATGTAATTTTCCCCTCTTGAGGGTAAATCCTTTTGGCAAGGTGTGCTTTCTTGGGTTAACAACGTTTATTTATTCAGTTATGGAaccatattataatatagttatGGGACATCAATCATCATAATAGGGTAACAAGATTCTGTAGAACGAAACAATTTtgggttattattttatcttcaaatgattaattattcAAAGCTTTCCTAAGCGATTTTTTATCAACAATTGAAATAATGTTGATTGCAAAAATGTATGATGATGGAATATAACAGAGACTCTTATTTTAACACTAAATTATTAATGTGATTTTTCACAACTAACGAAAGCGCGTAAATCAGAGTCTTGTGCAAATTAGGTTAcaataataaagaataaaattcgACAAAActcttatgtttatttttatgtgatatGCATATAAAAGAACTCAAcaagagataaagatgaaagaTACAAAATTAGGGAGTTATATACGAATTAGGATAATCCAAAGAAACGTTTTCCAGGCGGGGCAATACCATGCAAGGTTTTCAATGTATAAATGATAACGTTAAGTCAGCCGTCAAAATAGCGTAAcggatatgttatattataaaatataatttaaaaattattattttataaaaaaaatatatatcaaacaaCCTTATCgtgttgaaaaatcaaaaaaaaaaaaaaatccaataatgTTGAATGCTGAGTCAATTCTACATGAAAGGACAAGTATAAGAGAACCAGACAAAATGAACCAAATCTTGAAGGGAAGACATTAAATTTGCTTCATATTCCTTGTAATTTCTTTACTCTTTGCTTGCAAGCTACACCCGCAGACGCGCTCAAATCGTGCTTTATATTTGAATCTTCTCACCCCAGGCTTTCAGAACCAGCAGGTTTCTTTCACTTCAGCATTTCTGGTAAGCCCGGATTTTTATCAAAACGGTTTATATAATTGATGCCAACTTATCAGTTAGGGTTTACATGAATGAATTCCAAGTGGAATTTCGGTGTTCTGACTTTGAATCTTTGAATTGTTGTGAGAATTTCTCGAGAATGATTTGAGATCGTTTCTGGTATTTTCTTGTTCAGGATTCGCcgttttagtaattttatctttaaattgcggaaatgtttatgtattttttgttgttgatgtaaTTTACGTGATTATTGATTGATATTTGTATGAAACTTAtgttttcttgtttgaatcTGGGATAATAATAGTTCATATAGAGTGCATAGCAAAAGCTgtgtttttgtttaatatttgtCGTTTTGATTCACTCTAGgattttgttgatattataatgttttattattatgatttttgaatTAGTCAGTATGAGCTGTGTACAAATCAATCATTGATTTGTTgtagtaaattaaaaaaatctattactcTTTATCACATGAACATGGCTGACAGTTCAGTATTCACAacttgtgtgtgtgtgtgtgtgtgtgtgtgtgtgtatagatatatatatatttgttttcaaTAAGTTGTTTCCATTGTATTTGCCTTCTATTCTGTAACTTTGTACTTTGTACTTATCAAAATCAatacaatttaatcaaataaacatttttttttaatccaatttgtTCTTCTTTCTGTTTCTATTTAGTCAACATTggtctttcatttttattttttgtaaaccTTGCCAGTTGGCACCTTGTTGATGAAACCTAGAAATTGTCATGGTTCATGCTTATTGTTACTAAGAATATGAAGGAATCAGCTTCTTAAGTAGTTAGGTATGCTCTCAAAATATCTTGGTATGTTGTTATTagcaattaaaaaatctgaaaataattgatatatcattaatttcCATATGTCTAGGCTGCTTGGTGGGTAGTTGTTTTGTAAATCAATAGTAGTTTTGAGGTAGGTTCTACTCATATAAGGTTTTTTGTATGAGTAATTGGCTAGCAATATCTTAcattgattttacttttatatgtgTAGTTATAAGCTGTTCATTGCTCTTACATCACCACAttctttattcttcttgttcaACCTGTGGTACAGaaggtttgatttgagttttgaagGTGCAGATTTAAGATATAGGTAGATGTGAAGTGGCCTTCCAGGATGATTCTATTTCTAGTCTTACAGGGACTACATTCATTAAGTTTTAATTACTTATGCTTTCAGGAACTGCTCACTagattattattgattttcatatttgttttttttttttttttaattcaagaaaTGGGGCAAGCTTTTGGTTGCATTCAAGTAGACCAATCCACTGTTGCTATCAAAGAAACTTTTGGGAAGTTTGCTGATGTGCTTGAACCAGGTTGTCACTGTCTGCCTTGGTGTTTGGGGAGCCAGGTCGCTGGTCACCTTTCTTTACGTGTACAACAGCTGGATGTTCGAtgtgaaacaaaaacaaaggttCGATGCACAACCAATTACAACCTGACTtgaagatttaatttttatttgccACTTTGTTTTAGTTTCCAAGTTCATCATTGTTAATTTCAAGATTCTATACTTGGCTACTTGGAGATCTGGGAGGAACACACTGTTACTTGAGCCATATCAGAGTAACCTGGCATaagattttagtttaaatttcattgataattcatataattgaatgatttggAAAAAAATGAGGGTCATAGTATTCAAGACAAGTTTTtccctaaaataaaattatagcaCTTAGAAAAACTCTTGTGAAGCTgaattgttttgaatattttatctgGATTGATATGAAAGGCAGAAGTTGCAGCTTTGACCTAGAAccttttatatttgtttgtcAGTAATACTACTGATCATTTATATTTGTaaccatttatattttttgaggAAATATAACCAGGTTGAGATATTTGGTATTTTTTCAGGATAATGTGTTTGTTAATGTGGTTGCATCCGTTCAGTACAGAGCCTTGGCTGATAAGGCTTCAGATGCTTTCTACAAGCTCAGCAATACCAGATCACAGATACAAGCCTATGTCTTCGATGGTATGGATTTTGACATGGTTtagatctttttctttttatttgtttaatctTTAGTTTCGGTATACTGGATATCCATTCTATTGTGGTGTAGTTTGTGTTCTATTTTTCCCTTGTGCTGGATGTggctaaaaatttattttcctgTGCCAGATCTCTGCACAAACTTTTGAGcactttattatttctttttgaaCATTAAgctactttttctttttcttttgaagcAATTAGAATGATGGAGTTCTGTATTAATGTGTTAATATCACATATTTTGTTAGACTtggaaatatttattataaaatgggATATTTATTTCCTGGTATGTTATGCTACCTTGGGACTTACATAAGAACAGTTTTGACAAACTGAAGTTTTCAGCCCTACTGGCCTATATAGATACTGTATTCTGTTTGGACTTGTTTGATGTTATCACTGAATGTTTAAGAGGATCTTTTGGCTTCATAACTGATGTAGTGAGGAATTCTTTTCTATATCTGTTAATTCCATGTCATTGTTATTACCTTGTGATTGGAGAACCATCTTTACTTGTAGTCTAAATTCTTTTGGTGGATAATCAAGTCTGAAAATCTGaaagtaattgaaaataatttggttCTTGCCTATACTTGTTTGAACCTTTTTATGCGAACTTATGCTATACCTTGGAGGCAGTTGTGCGATGTGTTTTAAGGTCAGTTTCTAGGAGGACTAACTTCCCATGTATCTGCTGTAGTCATTAGG
This sequence is a window from Mangifera indica cultivar Alphonso chromosome 5, CATAS_Mindica_2.1, whole genome shotgun sequence. Protein-coding genes within it:
- the LOC123216060 gene encoding uncharacterized protein LOC123216060, which encodes MNTTTAKLSAMISFYSSSIKTTSRHPSLHFPSSSSSSSSSSSTRSFIPIRRSLSSTPTSLSTQTRNLTIVSASKSLDPNMSLAFQGGESFFRSVLGNMERVYLERNPTAKAVLDRVQSADDNQICYDHMAFRTFGVNGYGIDSIASFFLDYGYTQREELRFPAKKLKALWFSPPSVPHPDGGSGVSGPLPRVFISELLVDQMSPQTQEIIKKYTEASGSGNKHAALASALGSLTWGKPLYSEFEQLARESEYAAWTLVNGYAVNHVTISIHRLKSQLKNIKSLNEFIEENGFRLNSEGGVLKVSPDGLLLQSSTVADSISFKFSDGVTESVPCSYIEFAERLVLPEYKNLPDREVQEFHRRDGFEVGNADKIFESTSKEQLTRRAA